From the Bradyrhizobium ontarionense genome, the window TGATGTCGGCGACGATCTTGTAGCCGCGCTCGTTGGCGAGCTTGAGCTGGGCGTTGCCGGAGTCGGTGCCGAAGATGGTGTCCTCGTGGAACAGCGCCAAGGTCTCGATCTTGGTGCCCTTCTTCTTCATCATGTCGAAGAAGTCGAACATGGCGCCGGAGAACATCTCGTCATGGGGCGCTGCGCGGAAGTAGTACTTCAAGCCGCGGCGATGCAGGCTCGGCGAGGAGTTGTCGGCCGAGAGATACGGGATCTGGTAGCGTTCGCAGGTCTGGCTCGCGGTGACCGCGACGGCGCTCTGATAGGAGCCGATGATGGCCGAAACCTTCTCCTGCGTGATCAGGCGCTCGGCCTCGGCGCGGCCCTTCTGCGGATCGGCCTGGTGGTCGGCGAACACCAGCTTGATCTTGGCGCCGCCGAGGCCGGGCAAGCCCTCTGTACGCGCCAGCGGCAGGTCGTAGTCGTATTTGCCGTTGATGATCTCGGCCGCGGTCTCGAAGGCGCGCTGTGCGTCGACGCCGATCTGGGCGCTGGCGCCGGAGAACGGGTAGATGACGCCGATCTTCACCTCTGAAGTCTGGGCGCGGGCGGCGATCGGCCCGAGCGCGGCGGCGGCGGTTGCTCCAAGCAAGACGTTGCGGCGCGTAATGGTCATTGCAAGATCCTCTGATGAACGGCTGAGATCGATGAAGCGGTTGACGGCGTCGGTAAAGCCTCAAGAAGCGGCATGTGCT encodes:
- a CDS encoding ABC transporter substrate-binding protein — protein: MTITRRNVLLGATAAAALGPIAARAQTSEVKIGVIYPFSGASAQIGVDAQRAFETAAEIINGKYDYDLPLARTEGLPGLGGAKIKLVFADHQADPQKGRAEAERLITQEKVSAIIGSYQSAVAVTASQTCERYQIPYLSADNSSPSLHRRGLKYYFRAAPHDEMFSGAMFDFFDMMKKKGTKIETLALFHEDTIFGTDSGNAQLKLANERGYKIVADIKYRANSPSLSAEVQQLKAANADVLMPSSYTTDGILLVKTMAELGYKPNAIVAQDAGFSEKALYDAVGDKLEGVISRGSFSLDLAAKRPMVGKINDMFKAKSGKDLNDFSSRQFMGLIVMADAINRAKSADGEKIRDALAATEMPGEQTIMPWKRVKFDESGQNNDADPVLLQYVGGKFVTIFPAQAAVAEAIWPMK